GTAATATGGCTTTTCTAGCTCGACTTGCAACCACATGCCTGCTTGTTGTTTAACACGAGTCATCCAACGGCCACCACCCGCTTTACCATCGTTAATCTTATTTAACCACTCTTGGCCATGACTAGCGGTTACCTTCCACCCCGATTTATCCGTAATTTCATTCGCAAACAAAGCGTTAAGCTCAGCTTGCGTCCAAGGTGCATGTCTACCTTTGGTTAACGCTTTAACTTGTTTAATTTGCTCAGCGCTTACACTATTCGCTTCGTTGCCATAATTGTTACGTAAGTAGTTGAGGACATCAGCCACCCATTGGTCATCATTACTAGCCAAAGGCGCCATCACACCACCACCATAATTAACCCCGTCAATCGGTCCCGTTAAACCTTGTGCCATGATGCGGCCCAAAATAGCCAAATTACCGGCAATACGCTTGTTGTTATGGAATGATGGTGCCAACAACCCTTCGCCCATCGGAGTGCCTTTTGCATCGGCTCCATGACAGGTATAACAAAGCGATTTATAGTTTTTCTCGCCACGAGCAACTGATTCAGCTAGCTTTGCGTCACCTGCCGCTAACTTAGCCATTTTCGCTTTTTGTTCGAGTAAAAAGTGCATACTGTATTCAACAGCCGCTAAACTTTTACTATTCGCAAATCGCTGTTTAGCCGCGTCTAATAGCTTAAGGCGCTTGTTCTGTTCAATGGCAACATAAAAAGCCGATAAAATAATTTGCTGACTGGTTTCAAGATCGGCGCTTTTCAGTAAGTGACTCCATAAATCGACCATGCCGCCATCATTTTCTGCTGTCACCAATTGCTCAGAAATACGCACCGCTGCCGTTCTTACATTGGTATCTGGATCAGAAAACTTACTAATTAACAATCGCTTATCAACAACGCCTAATCCTTCTAATGTCCATAAAGCATGCAGGCGAGCGTATTGAGAAGTATGTGACTCGGCCATTTTCTTAAGCTTGCTGATAACAGACTTCTCTTGACCTATTACCAATAATTTTTGCGCAGTAATCCGCCACCAAAAATTAGGGTGCGCAAGGTGTTCAACTAATTGAGAAGGGGTTTCTTGATACATACGTGGTTGAGGGCCGAGTTCAACTCCAGGTCGAGTTACACGATAAATTCGACCTCGACCAATCACTTTATCAAATCCATATTTTTCAATAACCCCGCGTAAATAAGACCCTTCTTTAGTCCAGTTCCCTTCTTGAATAATGCCGCGATACATATCTGCAATCATTAACGTGCCGTCTGGCGCAGTGTCGCTCCACACAGGTCTAAAATTGGGGTCGCGGGTTGCGATAAATTCTTTTTGCGCGTTTTGATAAGGATGAGATAAAACAGAATAACCGTCTGTGCGAGTTATATCGGCGCGGCGAACTAGGTTACCAACGGGTTCCGGTGCAATGTAGTTACCATATAATTCAGGTAACTTATCACCTAAATAAACACTTTGCCCACCTACCGCGGTAAAATGATTTAGCGTATTGTCGTCGCGTACACGGCGTAAGCCACCTTGCACATCAGGTGTGGTTGATAATGGAAAAACCTCTCTAAACCCCTTGGCTTGCTCACCGTTTAATGAAACTTTGCCATATACACTCGGGAACTGAAAAGTAAATGCAGGGTTTTCACCACCAGCAGATGAATAATACAAACGTCCTGCGGCATCTTGCCCTAACCCCCATTGACCACCGCCATAAGCAATATTCTGTGTTTCAATACTTCCATTGCGATAGCGATAGCGCTTATCTGTGTAGGTGACATACATCCAATTGTCGATACCGTAGATTAAACCGCTAGGTTGATGTTCCAAGTTACCACCACGGCGTCCTCCTTTGTACAAAGTGGAACGTTTATCCGCCTTACCATCGCCGTTGGTATCTTCCAATAGCAATAAATCAAAGGTGTTAGTTTCGCGCACTAAAATACGACCATCGTCTAACGTTTGGATCATCCGCGGTAAAAGTAAACCATCAGCAAACACAGACATTTTATCCATCACTCCATCATTGTCTGTGTCTTCTAAACGTTTAATACGGCTAGCAGGCTGCATTTGTCCCGTGCCATCAGCGTCCAACATATAAGTCAGCATTTCAGCGACATACATGCGGCCATTACCATCAAATGTAAATAAAACGGGCTCTTCAACCAGAGGCTCCGCCGCAACCAGCTCCATTTTATAACCGTCCTGCAACTCCATACTCGCTAATGCAAGCTCTGCGGGTAAGGGTAAAACCTTACCTTGATCATTCAGATGCTGAATTTGCTCTGGTTGAATTTTCTTAACTTGAACTAAGGACTGACTACTTTGGCTAGCATTGGGCTCTGAACTACAGCTCGACAAAAAAGCTAAGCTGGTCAAACTGCATAAGGCAGCACAGATGGGAGAAAGCAAATGACGCATGAAATAAGCTCCGAGAAAATAGATAAAGGGGTTAAACCTTGATTTTATTAATATCCAGCCACAACTCCGGTCGCTGTAAAGGCGTTTCAGCACTTAAATGCGGATTGTCAATTTTGAATACGCGGCGATCTTTTACATGAGCTTTTTTCAAAACGTCGCGTACTAACGGATGACTAAAAAAGAAATCATCAAAGCTGCCATCGGCAATAGTACGTTCAAGCTGCACACGTATATCCGTGGCTAACTCTGTATTGTTTTTACCAACAAACAAATACAGCGGCAGTGGATATACCAACATAAGATCAGGCTCGACCACTAAATTTAAGTCCTGACGTGAGGCAACCTCTGAAAACGGTTCGTGCACCGCCCGCGGGAAGTAATCAAAGCGACCGCCTTCTAGCATATAAAATAAATTAGGATATTTATTAGTCACTACCGTTGGAATACCAGCACTGCGTAATACTTGTGTGTCTGTCCACAATTTACCTTGTCCAGCTTTTAAATCTTGTAAACTGGCAAAATCGTTAACCTTGGAAAATTTATCTTGCTCACCATCGCGAATAATAAAAATTCGATGACCTAACAAACCTTTTAAAATGGGAATACGCACTGGTTGTAAACGCTGTTCAATGTCTTTGCCAGCAGCAAAGGCCGCAACCGATAATCCTCCATTTTGCAATTCGGCTTCTTGACGTGATTCAAGCATTTTATGGGCTGCCACCTGCAAATCATATTTAGTGGAGTCTTTAAATAAAAACTGAATAAGGTCAACTTGATATTGGTCTTTAGGTTCGGCAACGTTTAAATATATCAAAGCTTGTTTAGCAAAAACCGTTGTACATAACAAACTCATACCAATAACGCTTAGCCATTTAAAAAGTTGGTACATTCTCAAACCCCATCAAATTAGTATTATATTATAATATACGTTTTAACAAACTTAGCAAGTTGAATGTAAAAAAATAGTTAACAACGACTTTCATCTAACTTTTTTGTTTTTGATTGAGTATTTATACCAATGCCATTGAGTTAACAATTTCTGGTAGGTTTACCGTGGTCTGTTCCAGACGCCCACGGCATTTCCTACATCCTGTAGAAGGTTGAGCTGAAGAATGAAGCCCAACAAAACCGTGGCTTGTGTTGGGCTTCGCAAGCTCTAGGTTTTTTTGTTCCAGACAAATCCCAGCTACTTATATCCATATAAGCAAGCGCCAACCTACGTTGGCTTAAGTTAACGACATTGGAATTTATACTTGCCGTACCGGCAAACTATTCTGCGTAAAAGAGGCAGTTTGTCCGTTTAGATGATTAGCCAACCGCGGTGCGAGATGTTGAATGGTTACTCTCTGTTTTAAATTGATTCAATTGTCACGCCAATATTACGCTGTTTTGACTTCTCCCTTACTCTATAAATTTTTAACCCTAGACGCGCTAAACCAAGACAGCCGTATTTATTGCTCTTTACATACAAGCCTTGCATCAAGTGAAATAAGCTCGTGGCTTACTTATTTGTAAACATGCGTTAATGATATTGTTAACTAAATGACTATTATATAAACTACAATTCGTTTCTAATATAGCACCAAAATAACAATTATGACCAAGCACGCATTGGGTTTTATTGTCAGAAAAAAACAACAACCCCACTTTTCATTATCAAATTCACTGCCAACTTTGTTAGTTTCCTTACCATTACTACTGAGTGCCTGTGGTGGTATATCTAAGCAAAACGTTGAATCAAAGCCCAGTACCATTCAATTTACAGATATTTCAGAGCAAGTTGGCCTTAATACTGAACTGGCTTGGAAATATGGCGGTCCGGCTGTTGCTGATATCAACAACGATGGTCATTATGATTTCGGCCTCACCAATCACAATAAAACCCCAGTAAAAGTCTTTATGGACAAGGGGAATGGCACATATCACCAAGTACCTAAGGTATTTCGCCGAACGGATTTACATGGCATCACCTTTGGTGATTATGACCTCGATGGCGACGGCGATTTATTATTATCAGTCGGCGGTGGTAGTGGAACCAAGCCGAAACCGCCACGTTTATTGCGCAATGATCAAGGCAAATTTACTGACGTGACTAAGCAGTCAGGCATCAGTGAGATGGGTGCTCGTGGTCGTTCTGTACGTTGGATCGATCTCGATTGGGATGGCGATCTCGATTTAATGCAAATCAACGCAGAAAAGATGATCACCGAAGACGTGCCAAGAAATATTTTGTTTGAAAATATTGGCAATGGACAATTCCGTTATCGCGCCAATAAAGATTTTGAAGACATGCGTGCAGAACGTGTACTGCTCACCGACTTTAACTTGGATGGCAAATTGGATTTAATCGCCTTTGAACAACGCGGTGCTTTTTCGGTTTGGCAAGGCACTCAGGCTTTTAGTTTTAAAAATGTCTCAACTCAATTTTTACCGAAAAACACCAATTTTAGTCAGGTGTTAGCTGCCGCCCACTTTGATTTAGACAATGATGGCGATTACGACTACTACCTGTCGCGCGGTAAAGACCATTATTTAATGGCCAACAACAGCCTGTCATTTGATAAAAAATCAGGGCGTTTGGATATTCGAGATCAAGGCAGTGCTAGCCACGATGGCTTATCTTTGCAAACCGATGGCGACATCACCTTAACTGACTTTTGGCACTGGAAACGCGGCAAAAACATGGAATACATGCCAGTGTTTATCGGCAAAAATAAAACTAAACTCAAACCTCCTAGTGAACCATTAACTGTTTCACCCGAACAAGCGGCTGGCTTTCCGGACGAGCTCGATAAAAATGGCTGGTACTTAGGTTATCTTGGCAATGGTCAATGGCGTTTTGAATGGAAACTATTTAACGCCGATGCATGGGGCATACGCGCTGCATTTTTAAACATTAAAGATTACGAAAGTGATTGGCCGCGCGAAGAACCCAATTTACAAGATATATTGCTACGTAATGATGGTGACAAGTTTGTCGACGTTTCACATATGCTACCCAAACAAACTCAGCACAATAACTGGGGGGTGGCTCCGGGTGATTTTGATAACAACGGTACCACTGATTTGATCGTATATCGTTTCGGCCAATTAGAGCTGCGTTTAAACGATTTAATCCTGCTGAATAATCATGGTCAAAACTTTACATTGGTCACCAAACATGGCGCCACTACTGAGGCTGGCACAAAATCGCATGGCGATATGGGCACAACCTTTGACTATAATTTGGATGGTAAAATTGACATACTCAGTGGCGATGATGACTACGGAAAATGGCATTTATACCGCAATGACTCAATCAATGAGCACAATCACTCACTGGTTAGAGTCGGCTATTCACCGAAAGGCACAGATCCTTATGGCGCAATGATCAAAATACAAGCCGGTGATCTACAACAGTTTCATCTTGTGGGTTCGACAAGTGCATCACATTCTCAAAGCTTGCTCAACATCGCTCATTTTGGTTTGGCAAATCACACTAAA
This genomic window from Saccharobesus litoralis contains:
- a CDS encoding DUF7133 domain-containing protein, which translates into the protein MRHLLSPICAALCSLTSLAFLSSCSSEPNASQSSQSLVQVKKIQPEQIQHLNDQGKVLPLPAELALASMELQDGYKMELVAAEPLVEEPVLFTFDGNGRMYVAEMLTYMLDADGTGQMQPASRIKRLEDTDNDGVMDKMSVFADGLLLPRMIQTLDDGRILVRETNTFDLLLLEDTNGDGKADKRSTLYKGGRRGGNLEHQPSGLIYGIDNWMYVTYTDKRYRYRNGSIETQNIAYGGGQWGLGQDAAGRLYYSSAGGENPAFTFQFPSVYGKVSLNGEQAKGFREVFPLSTTPDVQGGLRRVRDDNTLNHFTAVGGQSVYLGDKLPELYGNYIAPEPVGNLVRRADITRTDGYSVLSHPYQNAQKEFIATRDPNFRPVWSDTAPDGTLMIADMYRGIIQEGNWTKEGSYLRGVIEKYGFDKVIGRGRIYRVTRPGVELGPQPRMYQETPSQLVEHLAHPNFWWRITAQKLLVIGQEKSVISKLKKMAESHTSQYARLHALWTLEGLGVVDKRLLISKFSDPDTNVRTAAVRISEQLVTAENDGGMVDLWSHLLKSADLETSQQIILSAFYVAIEQNKRLKLLDAAKQRFANSKSLAAVEYSMHFLLEQKAKMAKLAAGDAKLAESVARGEKNYKSLCYTCHGADAKGTPMGEGLLAPSFHNNKRIAGNLAILGRIMAQGLTGPIDGVNYGGGVMAPLASNDDQWVADVLNYLRNNYGNEANSVSAEQIKQVKALTKGRHAPWTQAELNALFANEITDKSGWKVTASHGQEWLNKINDGKAGGGRWMTRVKQQAGMWLQVELEKPYYISQVLLNNQYSKKQFPRGYQLEFSMDGENWQLVDTSIKSGFMLTSETLGYKTKFIRITLTHGSSDVDWKMNELQLFGSEA
- a CDS encoding diguanylate cyclase, encoding MYQLFKWLSVIGMSLLCTTVFAKQALIYLNVAEPKDQYQVDLIQFLFKDSTKYDLQVAAHKMLESRQEAELQNGGLSVAAFAAGKDIEQRLQPVRIPILKGLLGHRIFIIRDGEQDKFSKVNDFASLQDLKAGQGKLWTDTQVLRSAGIPTVVTNKYPNLFYMLEGGRFDYFPRAVHEPFSEVASRQDLNLVVEPDLMLVYPLPLYLFVGKNNTELATDIRVQLERTIADGSFDDFFFSHPLVRDVLKKAHVKDRRVFKIDNPHLSAETPLQRPELWLDINKIKV
- a CDS encoding CRTAC1 family protein; its protein translation is MTKHALGFIVRKKQQPHFSLSNSLPTLLVSLPLLLSACGGISKQNVESKPSTIQFTDISEQVGLNTELAWKYGGPAVADINNDGHYDFGLTNHNKTPVKVFMDKGNGTYHQVPKVFRRTDLHGITFGDYDLDGDGDLLLSVGGGSGTKPKPPRLLRNDQGKFTDVTKQSGISEMGARGRSVRWIDLDWDGDLDLMQINAEKMITEDVPRNILFENIGNGQFRYRANKDFEDMRAERVLLTDFNLDGKLDLIAFEQRGAFSVWQGTQAFSFKNVSTQFLPKNTNFSQVLAAAHFDLDNDGDYDYYLSRGKDHYLMANNSLSFDKKSGRLDIRDQGSASHDGLSLQTDGDITLTDFWHWKRGKNMEYMPVFIGKNKTKLKPPSEPLTVSPEQAAGFPDELDKNGWYLGYLGNGQWRFEWKLFNADAWGIRAAFLNIKDYESDWPREEPNLQDILLRNDGDKFVDVSHMLPKQTQHNNWGVAPGDFDNNGTTDLIVYRFGQLELRLNDLILLNNHGQNFTLVTKHGATTEAGTKSHGDMGTTFDYNLDGKIDILSGDDDYGKWHLYRNDSINEHNHSLVRVGYSPKGTDPYGAMIKIQAGDLQQFHLVGSTSASHSQSLLNIAHFGLANHTKIDQISVKWRDGSTKKLTNLPANQLIAIGRINSPE